A window of the Desulfobacula toluolica Tol2 genome harbors these coding sequences:
- a CDS encoding ExbD/TolR family protein, whose product MLNISAARRANSKNLELNIAPLIDMVFILLIFFLVTTSFVKETGVDIARPTASTAVSKAKSTILIGVTQHNTIHIDRRQVDIRAVRANVERALAENPEGSVVIVADKQSLTGLVINVMDACKLAGAQNISIAANLDTGA is encoded by the coding sequence ATGCTCAACATTTCAGCTGCCAGACGGGCAAACTCAAAAAACCTTGAGTTGAATATCGCCCCCCTGATTGACATGGTCTTTATATTATTGATTTTTTTCCTGGTAACCACAAGTTTTGTAAAAGAGACCGGAGTTGACATAGCAAGGCCCACAGCCTCAACAGCGGTCAGTAAAGCAAAATCCACCATCCTAATTGGCGTTACACAGCACAACACCATCCATATTGACCGGCGCCAGGTGGATATCCGTGCGGTCCGGGCCAATGTGGAACGGGCCCTGGCAGAAAACCCGGAAGGCAGTGTTGTTATTGTGGCGGACAAACAAAGTCTGACAGGTCTTGTGATCAATGTGATGGATGCCTGCAAGCTGGCCGGTGCCCAAAACATATCCATTGCCGCAAACCTGGATACTGGAGCATAG
- a CDS encoding energy transducer TonB, whose amino-acid sequence MFVTSFRSFWGWTLALVGSILLNITLFGLMPGLIQMVPDKPDALDDIRQIRVIRVKKPTTPPRKKEPEKIKKPDTLKKIARSHTTPLKQRPMNLKPRLDFELNPKLPAAPMDLVMPSLEHFSMNGPMLKTHYTMGELDSPITPLVKIPPIYPIRATRRGIEGAVTVQFLVTKNGTVEQISIIDAQPENIFNQSVINCVSHWKFKPGTVEGIPVATLAQTTIRFKLEQ is encoded by the coding sequence ATGTTTGTCACCTCTTTCAGATCTTTTTGGGGATGGACATTGGCCCTGGTAGGTTCCATCCTTCTCAATATAACTCTCTTCGGCTTGATGCCCGGCCTGATCCAGATGGTTCCCGACAAGCCTGATGCACTGGATGACATCAGACAGATACGGGTCATCAGGGTTAAAAAACCCACAACCCCGCCCCGGAAAAAAGAACCGGAAAAAATAAAAAAACCCGATACCTTGAAAAAAATAGCCCGATCCCATACCACACCCCTCAAACAAAGGCCCATGAACCTGAAGCCACGACTTGACTTTGAATTAAACCCGAAACTTCCGGCAGCGCCAATGGATCTTGTGATGCCAAGTCTTGAACACTTTTCCATGAATGGCCCGATGCTGAAAACCCACTACACCATGGGTGAACTGGATTCCCCCATTACCCCCCTTGTAAAAATTCCACCCATCTATCCGATCAGGGCCACCCGGCGTGGGATTGAAGGAGCTGTAACGGTCCAGTTTCTTGTGACAAAAAACGGAACCGTGGAACAGATCAGCATCATTGATGCCCAGCCTGAAAACATATTTAACCAAAGTGTGATAAACTGTGTTTCCCATTGGAAATTCAAGCCAGGAACCGTGGAAGGCATTCCTGTTGCCACACTGGCTCAAACCACTATCCGATTCAAACTGGAGCAATAA
- a CDS encoding tetratricopeptide repeat protein, translated as MKQIRLKHILILLVFLVIPSLSMAEEEHLPLAAGICVNKAQLLFQNGEIPKAVDVLEKFTAKQAGLDKQQIQKKGYAHYYIYFLLGNYYLTLAQETEGKQNKIFSRNAMTNFQKAVLQNPTFCAAWLNLAKTRYEAGLFAQAAKAFEKGYQTSETQKPVHLYYAAVCNFHANDPATALTVFNRLIKLHPDKVTLAWKETLVHILFALERYRDALPWLEQLASNSKKEKQKKWQEILLHQYMSLNMNKKALEYADFLTRTDTLEPKWWKALSHIHLGNNQFKQGLSALVIYGYLTPMTRKELLLAADLYLSLDVPAKAASFYTAALKEKQDQKNIAKISRAFTMAYDQDKALEWIDKGLSACQDIKLLRIKAQILYNKKEYAKAADAYETLAKKMLEQKTASKNDTPGQVWLMLGYCAMNDHQLTRSQKAFLKASKYKKQQKSAQKAIALIKAMQTKQNCQVM; from the coding sequence ATGAAACAGATAAGGTTGAAACATATTTTAATTCTCCTGGTTTTTCTGGTGATACCGTCACTTTCCATGGCAGAAGAAGAACACCTTCCCCTGGCAGCTGGTATTTGTGTCAACAAAGCCCAACTGCTGTTTCAAAACGGCGAAATCCCAAAAGCCGTTGACGTGCTGGAAAAGTTCACGGCAAAGCAGGCCGGGCTTGATAAACAACAAATTCAAAAAAAAGGATATGCCCATTATTATATCTATTTCCTTTTGGGCAACTATTACCTGACACTGGCACAAGAAACTGAAGGAAAACAAAACAAAATATTTTCCCGCAACGCCATGACAAACTTTCAGAAGGCGGTTCTGCAGAATCCAACCTTTTGTGCAGCCTGGCTGAATCTTGCAAAGACCAGGTATGAAGCCGGCCTTTTTGCCCAGGCAGCCAAAGCTTTTGAAAAAGGATACCAGACATCTGAAACTCAAAAACCGGTTCACCTGTATTATGCTGCAGTCTGTAATTTTCATGCAAACGACCCTGCAACGGCATTGACCGTATTTAACCGGTTGATAAAACTTCACCCTGACAAAGTGACCCTTGCCTGGAAAGAAACCCTTGTCCATATCCTTTTCGCCCTTGAACGTTACCGGGATGCCCTGCCCTGGCTTGAACAACTGGCTTCAAACTCAAAAAAAGAAAAACAAAAAAAATGGCAGGAGATTCTGCTGCACCAGTATATGTCATTGAATATGAACAAAAAGGCCCTGGAATATGCTGATTTTCTGACCCGGACGGATACCCTGGAACCAAAATGGTGGAAGGCGCTGAGCCATATCCATCTGGGAAACAACCAGTTCAAGCAGGGATTATCCGCCCTGGTCATTTACGGCTACTTGACCCCCATGACCCGTAAAGAGCTTTTGCTGGCGGCAGACCTGTATCTTTCCCTGGATGTGCCAGCCAAGGCTGCATCTTTTTACACGGCTGCATTAAAAGAGAAACAGGATCAAAAAAATATTGCAAAAATAAGCCGGGCCTTTACCATGGCCTATGATCAGGACAAAGCCCTGGAATGGATTGATAAAGGACTGTCCGCTTGTCAGGACATTAAACTGCTCAGGATAAAAGCCCAAATCCTGTATAACAAAAAAGAATATGCAAAGGCAGCAGACGCATATGAAACGCTGGCAAAAAAAATGCTTGAACAAAAGACGGCCTCAAAAAACGATACCCCGGGCCAGGTATGGCTAATGCTTGGGTATTGCGCCATGAATGATCACCAGCTTACCCGGTCGCAGAAGGCTTTTTTAAAAGCATCCAAGTATAAAAAACAGCAAAAGTCCGCCCAAAAAGCCATTGCCTTGATAAAGGCAATGCAAACAAAACAGAACTGTCAGGTAATGTGA
- a CDS encoding sirohydrochlorin cobaltochelatase, translating to MTSKKNTNKDVPIILTAFGTTARAFSTYEKMGQVFEATFPEHKIHWAYSSRMVKCTMKRKKQLDLKDPIEMAQIFAEQGHQWVVMQSLHMICGHEFDRLVTERSHANIRSSIGLPLLTSYNDYEKAALALEPMFPKDKDEAVILVGHGTDHPAWTAYPAMEAVLRRHYGNRIFIGVVEYFPDMDDTLQRIKSAGYKKVCLIPLMLVAGVHFKEDLTCEEDSWQKTFERNDIQVSVVDHGIGYIDGITKIFCDHISDALDVIPL from the coding sequence ATGACCAGTAAAAAAAATACAAATAAAGATGTTCCCATTATTTTAACTGCATTCGGCACCACTGCACGGGCATTTTCAACCTATGAAAAAATGGGCCAGGTGTTTGAGGCCACATTTCCGGAACATAAAATTCACTGGGCCTATTCCTCGAGAATGGTAAAATGCACCATGAAACGCAAAAAACAGCTTGATTTAAAAGATCCCATTGAAATGGCCCAAATTTTTGCCGAGCAGGGCCACCAATGGGTTGTCATGCAATCACTGCACATGATCTGCGGTCATGAATTCGACCGCTTAGTCACGGAAAGAAGCCATGCAAATATCCGCTCCTCCATTGGCCTGCCCCTGCTGACCTCTTACAATGACTATGAAAAAGCAGCTCTTGCCCTTGAGCCTATGTTCCCAAAAGATAAAGATGAGGCCGTCATCCTTGTGGGCCACGGTACGGACCACCCTGCATGGACTGCCTACCCTGCCATGGAAGCCGTGCTTCGCCGACACTATGGCAACCGTATATTCATAGGTGTGGTGGAATATTTTCCAGATATGGACGATACCCTTCAAAGAATAAAATCTGCCGGGTATAAAAAAGTCTGCCTCATCCCCTTAATGCTGGTGGCAGGCGTCCACTTCAAGGAAGATCTTACCTGCGAAGAAGACTCCTGGCAGAAAACCTTTGAACGAAACGACATCCAGGTCTCAGTGGTTGATCACGGCATCGGTTATATTGATGGCATTACAAAAATATTTTGCGACCATATATCAGATGCATTGGATGTTATACCATTGTAA
- a CDS encoding TonB-dependent receptor plug domain-containing protein — protein sequence MFKHRFVKLFAVLLFMWSLPAWSEEIEQSEKKTSILDTMVVTAGRVEEKKEDVTTNITIVTEEEIQQSFAQDLGDLLSKKGFMIREYPNSLVSVEIRGFRTETHGNDLASHVLILINGRRAGTGNLAKIMLGNVERIEIIRGPGSVQYGASAMGGVVNIITKQGAGKPSFYAEGTLGSWDYQQASAGASGQFKAFDFSFDASKSSQDDYDTANGDKYYNTGFDSKKRVSFNTGWTFAPENRIGFSYTGYEGDGIGNPDYLSNNDLDNYVDHAIKTFDLVYDGQTADGFLIWNLRYFNGKDEYETFDPENYGSNNSYFRDTDQQGAQAQLTAKWDFAHITAGADWTNYAISNTYTMAGEENTYDNPAAFLMAKIKLMDNKLILSAGGRYDKYEIESDDGQKTDETNWSSNLGAVYKLAPGLSVRANFAEAFRMPTADQLYMFNDYSAWGFGIWSGNPDLKPEESKTYEIGMDFSRAAFSCGMTYFYTDFKNKIDYSYIPAEDLTRYENVEGATISGIEGSLQLDIGALLDWSYTLAPYGSFTYLTEYADDATKKDLQYTPNWTASYGLKVANSDIGFSAGLNFSYIGEQDITDYEGTGATALGSHTVADLTVSKTLLSFEKYGDVSLKAEIQNLFNKDYAVVQGYPMPGRTFFAGLKYLF from the coding sequence ATGTTTAAGCATAGATTTGTTAAGTTGTTTGCAGTGTTATTGTTTATGTGGTCACTGCCTGCCTGGAGTGAAGAAATAGAACAGTCGGAAAAAAAGACGTCGATATTAGACACGATGGTGGTAACTGCGGGAAGAGTGGAAGAAAAAAAAGAGGATGTCACCACCAATATTACAATTGTGACAGAAGAAGAGATCCAGCAGTCTTTTGCCCAGGATCTGGGTGATTTGCTATCCAAAAAAGGGTTTATGATCCGGGAATATCCCAATTCACTTGTTTCAGTGGAAATCCGTGGTTTCAGGACTGAAACCCATGGTAATGATCTGGCCAGTCATGTTCTTATTCTGATCAACGGACGACGGGCCGGAACCGGAAATCTGGCAAAAATAATGCTGGGTAATGTGGAGAGGATTGAAATCATCCGTGGACCTGGGTCTGTCCAGTATGGTGCTTCTGCCATGGGCGGGGTTGTCAATATTATTACCAAACAAGGGGCCGGCAAACCTTCATTCTATGCGGAAGGAACTTTAGGCAGCTGGGACTATCAGCAGGCTTCAGCCGGAGCTTCCGGCCAGTTCAAGGCTTTTGACTTTTCATTTGATGCCTCAAAATCATCTCAGGATGATTACGACACTGCCAATGGCGACAAATATTACAACACGGGATTTGATTCAAAAAAGAGAGTTAGTTTCAATACCGGCTGGACGTTTGCGCCTGAAAACCGGATTGGATTCAGCTATACCGGGTATGAAGGTGATGGCATCGGAAATCCTGACTATCTGAGCAATAATGATTTGGACAATTATGTGGACCATGCCATCAAAACCTTTGATTTGGTTTATGATGGGCAAACAGCTGATGGATTTTTGATATGGAACCTGCGCTATTTTAATGGAAAAGATGAGTACGAAACCTTTGATCCGGAAAATTATGGCAGCAATAATTCCTACTTTAGAGATACAGATCAACAGGGTGCGCAGGCACAGCTGACGGCTAAGTGGGATTTCGCCCATATCACAGCCGGTGCTGACTGGACTAATTATGCCATCAGCAATACCTATACCATGGCCGGTGAAGAAAACACTTATGACAACCCGGCGGCATTCCTCATGGCAAAAATCAAACTGATGGACAACAAATTGATTCTATCGGCAGGGGGCCGTTATGATAAATATGAAATCGAAAGTGATGATGGTCAAAAGACTGATGAAACCAACTGGTCCAGCAATTTAGGAGCAGTCTACAAACTGGCACCAGGGTTAAGTGTACGGGCCAATTTTGCCGAAGCATTCAGAATGCCAACCGCAGACCAGCTTTACATGTTTAATGATTACAGCGCCTGGGGGTTTGGCATCTGGTCTGGAAATCCGGATCTTAAACCGGAGGAAAGCAAAACATATGAAATAGGCATGGATTTTTCAAGAGCAGCCTTTTCTTGTGGTATGACCTATTTCTACACGGATTTTAAAAATAAGATTGATTATTCTTATATCCCGGCTGAAGACCTTACCCGTTATGAAAATGTTGAAGGTGCCACCATTTCAGGCATTGAAGGCAGTCTGCAATTGGATATTGGAGCCCTGCTTGACTGGTCATATACACTGGCGCCCTACGGTTCATTTACCTATCTTACCGAATATGCGGATGACGCTACCAAGAAAGATCTTCAGTATACCCCCAATTGGACGGCATCCTATGGTTTAAAGGTTGCTAATTCCGATATCGGCTTCTCCGCAGGCCTGAATTTCAGCTATATAGGTGAGCAGGATATAACCGACTATGAAGGAACCGGTGCCACAGCACTGGGAAGCCATACTGTTGCTGATCTGACTGTTTCCAAAACACTTTTGTCCTTTGAAAAATATGGTGATGTTTCTCTTAAGGCTGAAATTCAAAATCTTTTCAACAAAGACTATGCGGTTGTTCAAGGGTATCCTATGCCGGGTCGTACATTTTTTGCCGGTTTGAAATATTTGTTTTAA
- a CDS encoding adenosylcobinamide amidohydrolase, with protein sequence MRSDNRRLSLCFFLTGLILMLPLPCSGGAFPLTVTDSAQNKLIIQKKPRRVVCLVPYITEMIGAFGREQVLVGLTRQDLVLYPSFRKNHVGGYFHPDIDAIAKTHPDLIIAAPFHKAVIQYFGPDCCPLMVMETKSIADAFYQMEIIGQLFDCEKKASEIIQRNREQLALVKSRLGNLPVQQRKRVVRVMAGTTLSCPGDDSFQNEIITAAGGIPPKWGKNGFAVPVSQEQWQQFNSQMVYGCSRNEKAVQAFLKQDGWKDVAAVQNGFIRMFPCNLTCQVSTRVGYFVQWLATVLYLDLFADPEKAVTTNAVLDESPVVLGLDYVKQARVVRHRVADSEYKSLVIRFNGPQEILSTFEGNLTGILGAGNTYVPMPASLGHMAYGVTQAQEAIQKNLGFAKGEFSTMMTGADMDNLAVVKKSFKDLEVTALVTAGVKGNAMRMSKDTGQYFSHGTINIIVMTNRTLPPNARARSIITATEAKSAALLDMDVRSSYTPLTHRATGTGTDNIMVVQGDGPVERFAGGHSKIGELIAKAVHAGVTQAILKQNGLAADRDLFQRLTDRKLRIEEIVKHCAFDYDKQVLISRMEKLLATPYYSSFIESALSISDDYEKGLIKELNFFDTMCCSVTARLSGKKDIRPETIDSSNALPIVMAKAFDALISGITGDHNEK encoded by the coding sequence ATGAGATCAGATAATCGTCGTTTAAGCTTGTGCTTTTTTCTGACCGGTTTGATCCTGATGCTGCCCCTCCCATGTTCGGGAGGGGCTTTTCCCTTAACTGTAACAGATTCCGCACAAAACAAGCTCATTATACAAAAAAAACCCCGGCGCGTGGTCTGCCTGGTGCCCTATATCACAGAAATGATAGGGGCATTCGGCCGGGAACAGGTACTGGTGGGGTTGACCCGTCAAGACCTGGTTTTGTATCCTTCCTTTCGAAAAAATCATGTGGGCGGTTATTTTCATCCCGACATTGATGCAATTGCCAAAACCCATCCGGATCTGATCATTGCAGCTCCTTTTCATAAAGCAGTGATTCAATATTTTGGACCGGACTGCTGCCCCCTGATGGTGATGGAAACAAAAAGCATAGCAGATGCCTTTTATCAGATGGAAATAATCGGGCAATTGTTTGATTGCGAAAAAAAAGCCTCAGAGATCATCCAGCGCAACCGGGAACAATTGGCATTGGTCAAGTCCAGGCTGGGCAACCTGCCGGTCCAACAAAGAAAACGAGTAGTCCGGGTAATGGCGGGCACCACGCTTTCCTGCCCGGGTGACGATTCATTCCAGAATGAAATAATTACCGCCGCCGGGGGCATCCCTCCCAAATGGGGGAAAAACGGATTTGCCGTGCCGGTCAGCCAGGAACAATGGCAGCAGTTCAATTCCCAGATGGTCTACGGATGCAGCAGAAACGAAAAGGCTGTGCAAGCCTTTCTGAAGCAGGACGGCTGGAAAGATGTGGCAGCAGTGCAGAATGGATTTATCAGAATGTTTCCCTGTAATCTGACCTGCCAGGTCTCCACACGGGTGGGGTATTTTGTCCAGTGGCTGGCAACCGTCCTCTACCTGGATCTGTTTGCAGACCCTGAAAAGGCCGTGACCACCAATGCGGTTCTGGATGAATCCCCTGTGGTCCTGGGCCTTGATTATGTTAAGCAGGCTCGGGTGGTGCGGCACCGGGTGGCGGATTCCGAATACAAGTCCCTGGTGATTCGTTTCAACGGCCCCCAGGAGATCCTGTCAACCTTTGAAGGAAACCTGACCGGGATACTGGGAGCAGGCAACACCTATGTGCCCATGCCTGCCAGCCTGGGACACATGGCCTATGGCGTTACCCAGGCACAGGAAGCGATCCAAAAAAATCTGGGGTTTGCCAAAGGTGAATTTAGCACCATGATGACCGGTGCTGACATGGACAACCTGGCCGTGGTAAAAAAGAGCTTTAAAGACCTGGAAGTGACCGCACTGGTAACGGCGGGTGTCAAAGGCAATGCCATGCGCATGTCAAAGGATACCGGCCAATATTTTTCACACGGCACCATCAATATTATTGTCATGACCAATCGTACCCTGCCCCCCAATGCCAGGGCCAGAAGCATTATAACAGCCACCGAGGCCAAATCCGCAGCCCTGCTGGATATGGATGTCCGCAGTTCCTACACACCGTTGACCCACCGTGCCACCGGCACGGGCACTGACAATATCATGGTGGTGCAGGGGGACGGGCCTGTTGAGCGCTTTGCCGGTGGACACAGCAAAATCGGCGAGCTCATTGCCAAAGCGGTCCATGCCGGTGTCACCCAGGCGATTTTAAAGCAGAACGGTCTTGCGGCAGACCGGGATCTGTTCCAGAGATTAACCGACCGTAAGCTGAGGATAGAGGAGATTGTCAAGCACTGCGCCTTTGATTATGACAAACAGGTCCTGATTTCCAGAATGGAAAAATTATTGGCAACACCCTATTATTCGTCTTTCATTGAGTCGGCCCTGTCAATCAGTGATGACTATGAAAAAGGGCTTATCAAAGAATTAAACTTTTTCGATACCATGTGCTGTTCAGTAACTGCCAGGCTGTCAGGAAAAAAAGATATCAGACCTGAGACCATTGATTCGTCCAATGCTCTGCCGATTGTTATGGCCAAGGCGTTTGATGCTTTGATTTCCGGTATCACAGGAGATCATAATGAAAAATAA